From Seriola aureovittata isolate HTS-2021-v1 ecotype China chromosome 16, ASM2101889v1, whole genome shotgun sequence, one genomic window encodes:
- the dazl gene encoding deleted in azoospermia-like isoform X1, giving the protein MDIHKPRSSNQTSPSLKLSNGYILPEGKLTPNALFVGGIDMKVDENEMRDFFARYGAVKEVKIITYRGGICKGYGFVYFNEDVNIQSIIDQQISFKGRKLKLGPAIMKERSSRSMPSRLVGPAPWMSPTQYFYCACCSPVGGSMAQPSPVLSNSSPYNQPYSYSNFGGVMIPQMPMNYAQNVYAYQYTPPHWTADQRTRPVNQSFVDCGVQTMLTVL; this is encoded by the exons ATG GATATCCACAAGCCGAGGAGCAGCAACCAGACGTCACCTTCCCTGAAGTTGTCCAATGGTTACATTCTGCCAGAGGGAAAACTGACTCCCAACGCCCTGTTTGTTGGTGGGATAGACATGAAG gtggatgaaaatgaaatgcgGGACTTCTTTGCGAGATATGGTGCTGTTAAGGAAGTAAAAATTATCACATACCGTGGAGGTATCTGCAAAGG GTATGGCTTTGTGTACTTCAATGAAGATGTCAACATTCAGTCAATCATTGAT CAACAGATCAGTTTTAAGGGCCGAAAACTGAAGCTGGGCCCTGCCATCATGAAAGAAAGGAGCTCCC GGTCTATGCCATCCCGTCTGGTTGGCCCAGCTCCTTGGATGAGCCCCACCCAGTACTTCTACTGTGCTTGCTGCTCACCCGTGGGAGGGAGTATGGCACAACCTTCGCCCGTACTCAGCAATAGCAGCCCCTACAATCAg CCATACTCCTATTCCAACTTTGGAGGGGTGATGATCCCACAGATGCCAATGAACTACGCACAGAACGTCTATGCCTACCag TACACTCCACCTCACTGGACGGCGGACCAGAGGACACGGCCTGTCAATCAG AGCTTTGTGGACTGTGGAGTCCAGACTATGTTGACTGTGCTGTAG
- the dazl gene encoding deleted in azoospermia-like isoform X2, with the protein MDIHKPRSSNQTSPSLKLSNGYILPEGKLTPNALFVGGIDMKVDENEMRDFFARYGAVKEVKIITYRGGICKGYGFVYFNEDVNIQSIIDQQISFKGRKLKLGPAIMKERSSRSMPSRLVGPAPWMSPTQYFYCACCSPVGGSMAQPSPVLSNSSPYNQPYSYSNFGGVMIPQMPMNYAQNVYAYQSFVDCGVQTMLTVL; encoded by the exons ATG GATATCCACAAGCCGAGGAGCAGCAACCAGACGTCACCTTCCCTGAAGTTGTCCAATGGTTACATTCTGCCAGAGGGAAAACTGACTCCCAACGCCCTGTTTGTTGGTGGGATAGACATGAAG gtggatgaaaatgaaatgcgGGACTTCTTTGCGAGATATGGTGCTGTTAAGGAAGTAAAAATTATCACATACCGTGGAGGTATCTGCAAAGG GTATGGCTTTGTGTACTTCAATGAAGATGTCAACATTCAGTCAATCATTGAT CAACAGATCAGTTTTAAGGGCCGAAAACTGAAGCTGGGCCCTGCCATCATGAAAGAAAGGAGCTCCC GGTCTATGCCATCCCGTCTGGTTGGCCCAGCTCCTTGGATGAGCCCCACCCAGTACTTCTACTGTGCTTGCTGCTCACCCGTGGGAGGGAGTATGGCACAACCTTCGCCCGTACTCAGCAATAGCAGCCCCTACAATCAg CCATACTCCTATTCCAACTTTGGAGGGGTGATGATCCCACAGATGCCAATGAACTACGCACAGAACGTCTATGCCTACCag AGCTTTGTGGACTGTGGAGTCCAGACTATGTTGACTGTGCTGTAG